The nucleotide sequence CCCGTTGGAATAAATTGTGCAATCGTTCATCTCCGACGGGGAGCTAATTATCTTAATTATTGGTTAATGAAAAGAGGGATATGATGCGACCGCCTCTTGATAAGGTGCCGCCTCAGAGCTTAGATGCCGAAATGTGCACGCTGGGCTCCATGCTTATTGATCGTGTGGCAATCGACAAGGTTGCCGAAACATTAAACGCGGACGATTTCTACCGAGAGATCCATCGCCATGTTTATGATGCAATCGTATCTTTGCATGAGCGAGATGAAGCCGTCGATATGGTTACGGTCAAAGAAGAATTAATCCGCCGAGACCTGCTTAGCACAATCGGTGGCGTTGATTACCTCGCTCAACTCATGGAAAGCGTTCCTTCAGCAGCAAATGCCGAATATTACGCCAGCATCGTTGAAGAGAAAGCCATCCTTCGCCGCCTCCAAAGCGCCGCCCACCGTATTGTCCAAATGTCCGAAAACGAAGAAGAGGGCATCAATGACATTCTTGGCAAGGCCGAACAGTGTGTTTTTGATGTTGGACAACGGCGCATGGGCTCGTATTTTACGCCCATCAAGCCGCTAGTCAGCGAAATGATCGACAAGCTCGAACAGCTTTATCTTGCAGGCAAACCTGTCATAGGTCTGCCGAGTGGGTTCGAACAACTGGACAGAATGACTTCAGGCTTGCAACCTTCCGATTTGATTATTCTTGCGGCTCGACCGTCAATGGGTAAAACCAGCCTCTGCCTCAGCATGGCTCAACATGCAGCCCTACGAGAAGAAAAGACCGTCGCTTTATTCAGCTTAGAAATGTCTAAGGAACAGCTCGTTCAACGCATGCTGTCAGCGGAAGCTAATATTGGGGGCACCAAGCTTCGAACAGGTTCTCTTAAGGATGATGATTGGCAAAGGCTTAGCGCCGCATGTGAAAAGTTGCATAAGGCAAAGATTTGGATTGATGATGCTGCTGATATTTCATCTTTAGAGATGAGGGCAAAATGCCGTCGTTTAAAAGCGGAAGCCGGTCTTGATTTAATCGTCGTTGACTATCTCCAGTTAATGCGAGGCAGTCGCCGAACGGAAAACCGAACCCAAGAAATCTCTGAAATTGCCAGGTCATTAAAAGCGCTTGCCAAAGAACTCCGCGTGCCTGTTCTTGCTTTATCTCAGTTAAGCCGCGCAGTCGAACATCGCGACAATAAACGCCCAATGTTAAGCGACCTTCGTGAATCAGGTTCAATTGAAGCTGAAGCTGACATCGTTATGTTCATTTATCGCGAAGAATATTATAAACGAAGGGATGCCGGCGACGATGATCCGACCCCAAGTGAAACCCCAGGGGGAATTAGGACAGAAGAAGCCGAAATCATCATTTCCAAACAACGAAACGGCCCAGTAGGAACCATAAAACTAGCCTTCCAACCCGACTACGCCCGATTCCGCAATCTTGCGTCTGATTAAAAGAGGGGGCGAAGCACGAAGCTAGTTCGGGTATTCCCCCTTTCCAAGGGGGGAATACAAAGGGGTCTTCCGGGTATTTATTCTCACAGATTTCGCATTACATCCCCCTAGCCCCTAAGCACCGATGCGGGTGGGGATTAGCTATCAACCTCCCGATAGAGACTATCCCTCTCCACAGGCACACGCCCTGTTTCAATTATCATCTCGACCAAAGCGGTTCGGGTTAAGACTTGGGTTTTCATACCAGG is from bacterium and encodes:
- the dnaB gene encoding replicative DNA helicase; this encodes MMRPPLDKVPPQSLDAEMCTLGSMLIDRVAIDKVAETLNADDFYREIHRHVYDAIVSLHERDEAVDMVTVKEELIRRDLLSTIGGVDYLAQLMESVPSAANAEYYASIVEEKAILRRLQSAAHRIVQMSENEEEGINDILGKAEQCVFDVGQRRMGSYFTPIKPLVSEMIDKLEQLYLAGKPVIGLPSGFEQLDRMTSGLQPSDLIILAARPSMGKTSLCLSMAQHAALREEKTVALFSLEMSKEQLVQRMLSAEANIGGTKLRTGSLKDDDWQRLSAACEKLHKAKIWIDDAADISSLEMRAKCRRLKAEAGLDLIVVDYLQLMRGSRRTENRTQEISEIARSLKALAKELRVPVLALSQLSRAVEHRDNKRPMLSDLRESGSIEAEADIVMFIYREEYYKRRDAGDDDPTPSETPGGIRTEEAEIIISKQRNGPVGTIKLAFQPDYARFRNLASD